DNA sequence from the Syntrophales bacterium genome:
TCGATATCTACAATTGAGAATTTTTTCTCCAAACGAGATTTTACCTCGTCAACAACACGAAACTTTATGCTGTCGGGACAATCAATTCTTATTTCAGGTGTGGCGTACGTTACAGGAATATCTGCCATCAACTCACTCAGGTTTTTACCTGTACGAGAAATGATCTCCAATAGACGAAATGACGCATAAACGGCATCATCATAACCAAAGTACCTATCGGCGAAGAAAAGATGCCCACTCATTTCGCCGGCAAGCAATGCCTTTTCCTCCTTCATTTTTTGTTTTATCAGCGAATGTCCCGCTTTCCACATAATGGGACGTCCCCCATTCTTCGCAATTTCGTCGTATAGCTTTTGCGAACACTTCACTTCCCCAATTATCGCAGCACCAGGATTATCCTTTAGTATGTAACGAGCAAAAAGCAAAAGAAGCTCATCGCCCCATAGGATTTTAGCCATGTCAGTTATGACTCCCAAACGATCTGCGTCACCGTCGTAAGCGATCCCCACATCCGCCCTTTGTCTTTTAACCTCCTTTATAAGGTCTTCTAAATATTCAGGTATTGTCGGATCTGGAAAGTGATGGGGAAATCTCCCGTCAGGCTCACAGTAAAGGGGGGTAACTTTGCAACCAAAACTCTCAAATAAAGGAAGGGCAAAATAACCTCCTGTACCATTGCCCCCGTCCAAAACAACATTTATACCCGGTTCAATATACACTGATTTTAGAATAAAGTCCCCATATGCATCAAATACCGAAGAACTCTCTACCTCACCTATGCCCCTCTCAAATTCACCCGATCTAATCAGATGATACAAAAATTGAATATCCTCACCATAAATGGTATCCGGCCCTATACACACTTTAAAACCATTGAATTCTGGAGGATTATGACTTCCCGTAACCATAACCCCACCTTCTGCATTAAACTGCCGTATGGAAAAATAGAGCATAGGTGTGGTACAAAGTCCTATATTTATAATCTTTATGCCTGTTCCCTTAAGGCCCTCAATCAATGCTTCTGCAAATTCTTCCGAAGTCAATCTACAGTCCCTGCCTACCGTCATCTTTCCAACACCTTTTCGCCGCGCCATCGTTCCAATAGCTCTTCCTATGAGGTAAACAATCTCATAGTTCAGTTGGAGATCTACTACACCTCTGATGTCGTATTCTCTAAAAATTGAAGGATCCACCATCTCCTACACCTCTTCTACGTGGATACTATCTCAAAAAAGTGAAGTTAGTATTAACTCTTATAATGCTTAACATCTTTGTCGTACGTCACGAGA
Encoded proteins:
- a CDS encoding phosphomannomutase/phosphoglucomutase, which produces MVDPSIFREYDIRGVVDLQLNYEIVYLIGRAIGTMARRKGVGKMTVGRDCRLTSEEFAEALIEGLKGTGIKIINIGLCTTPMLYFSIRQFNAEGGVMVTGSHNPPEFNGFKVCIGPDTIYGEDIQFLYHLIRSGEFERGIGEVESSSVFDAYGDFILKSVYIEPGINVVLDGGNGTGGYFALPLFESFGCKVTPLYCEPDGRFPHHFPDPTIPEYLEDLIKEVKRQRADVGIAYDGDADRLGVITDMAKILWGDELLLLFARYILKDNPGAAIIGEVKCSQKLYDEIAKNGGRPIMWKAGHSLIKQKMKEEKALLAGEMSGHLFFADRYFGYDDAVYASFRLLEIISRTGKNLSELMADIPVTYATPEIRIDCPDSIKFRVVDEVKSRLEKKFSIVDIDGVRVQFIDGWGLIRASNTQPVLVLRFEATTEERLRDIRRSIEYTLNEVMNAFIHD